One segment of Tenrec ecaudatus isolate mTenEca1 chromosome 1, mTenEca1.hap1, whole genome shotgun sequence DNA contains the following:
- the LOC142433121 gene encoding solute carrier family 2, facilitated glucose transporter member 5-like: MYLGELAPKNLRGALGVVPQVFITVGILVAQIFGLRSLLATEEGWPYLLGLTGLPAALQLAILPFFPESPRYLLVQKKDEEAARKALQSLRGWPNVSQEMEEIRQEDEAERAAGTMSVLKLFRMRSLRWQLITIVILMGGQQLSGVNAIYYYADQIYSKAGVKATDVQYVTAGTGAVNVVMTVCAVFVVELLGRRLLILLGFSICFTACVVLTIALVLQETVSWMPYLSIVCVIAYVIGHAIGPSPIPALLITEVFLQSSRPAAFMVGGSVHWLSNFTVGLIFPFIQAGLGAYSFIIFAVICLLTTIYTFFIVPETKAKTFMEINQIFSKMNKISEVHPEKEELKDLPPSALEQ, translated from the exons ATGTACTTAGGGGAACTGGCCCCCAAGAACCTGAGGGGGGCCCTCGGGGTGGTGCCCCAGGTCTTCATCACTGTGGGCATCCTCGTGGCACAGATCTTCGGGCTCCGAAGTCTCCTCGCAACTGAAGAAG GCTGGCCATACCTCCTGGGGCTGACCGGGCTCCCCGCCGCCCTGCAGCTTGCCATCCTGCCGTTCTTCCCCGAGAGCCCCCGGTACCTGCTGGTTCAGAAGAAGGATGAGGAGGCCGCCAGGAAGG CTCTGCAGAGCCTCCGGGGCTGGCCCAACGTGAGCCAGGAGATGGAGGAGATCCGGCAGGAGGACGAGGCGGAGCGCGCCGCCGGCACCATGTCTGTGCTGAAGCTCTTCCGCATGCGCTCCCTGCGGTGGCAGCTCATCACCATCGTCATCCTCATGGGCGGTCAGCAGCTGTCGGGCGTCAACGCG ATCTACTACTATGCAGACCAGATCTACTCCAAGGCCGGAGTGAAGGCCACTGATGTCCAGTATGTGACGGCAGGCACAGGGGCTGTCAACGTGGTGATGACCGTCTGCGCA GTGTTCGTGGTGGAGCTGCTGGGCAGGAGACTTCTGATCCTCCTCGGCTTCTCCATCTGCTTCACGGCCTGCGTCGTGCTGACCATCGCCCTCGTGCTGCAG GAGACAGTATCCTGGATGCCTTACCTCAGCATCGTCTGTGTCATTGCCTATGTCATAGGGCATGCCATCGGGCCCA GTCCCATTCCTGCTCTGCTCATCACGGAGGTGTTCCTGCAGTCCTCTCGGCCGGCCGCCTTCATGGTTGGGGGCAGCGTGCACTGGCTCTCCAACTTCACCGTGGGCTTGATCTTCCCCTTCATTCAG GCTGGCCTCGGGGCTTACAGCTTCATCATTTTTGCAGTGATATGTCTTCTCACCACCATTTACACCTTCTTTATTGTCCCTGAGACGAAGGCCAAGACATTTATGGAGATCAATCAGATTTTCTCCAAGATGAACAAGATATCAGAGGTGCACCCTGAAAAGGAGGAACTGAAGGATCTCCCACCTTCCGCTTTGGAGCAGTaa